In one Rutidosis leptorrhynchoides isolate AG116_Rl617_1_P2 chromosome 8, CSIRO_AGI_Rlap_v1, whole genome shotgun sequence genomic region, the following are encoded:
- the LOC139861204 gene encoding probable xyloglucan endotransglucosylase/hydrolase protein 6, giving the protein MTYSSTRCRNVFLAVLTGFVTLMLPYVADTKPATFLENFYITWSDSHIKQLDDGMAIQLLLDENSGCGFGSKSKYLFGRVSMKIKLIPGDSAGTVTAFYMNSDTDAIRDELDFEFLGNRTGQPYSVQTNVYANGKGDREQRINLWFDPAADFHTYSILWNHQHVVFYVDEVPIRVYKNNEDKGIAYPKMQPMGVYSTLWEADDWATRGGIEKIDWNKAPFYAYYKDFDIEGCTVPGPTTCSSNPSNWWEGATYQHLDSVAARRYRWVRVNHMVYDYCTDKNRNPITPPECMAGI; this is encoded by the exons ATGACATACTCTTCCACAAGATGTCGTAACGTCTTTCTAGCTGTTTTAACTGGTTTTGTAACACTTATGCTTCCTTATGTGGCAGACACGAAACCGGCTACATTTTTGGAAAATTTTTATATTACATGGTCTGATTCTCACATCAAgcaacttgatgatggaatggcTATCCAACTTCTCCTTGACGAAAACTCGG GTTGTGGGTTTGGTTCAAAAAGTAAATATTTGTTTGGACGTGTGAGCATGAAAATTAAACTTATTCCAGGAGACTCTGCTGGTACTGTCACCGCCTTTTAC ATGAACTCAGACACTGATGCGATTCGTGATGAGCTGGATTTTGAATTCTTAGGAAACCGAACAGGGCAGCCGTACTCAGTTCAAACTAATGTTTATGCTAATGGAAAAGGTGATAGAGAACAAAGAATAAACCTGTGGTTTGACCCTGCTGCTGACTTTCATACTTACTCTATTTTATGGAATCATCAGCATGTAGT GTTTTATGTAGATGAAGTACCTATCAGGGTGTACAAGAATAATGAAGATAAAGGCATCGCATATCCGAAAATGCAGCCAATGGGAGTGTACTCAACGTTATGGGAAGCAGATGATTGGGCAACAAGAGGTGGGATCGAAAAAATCGATTGGAACAAAGCACCTTTTTATGCATACTACAAGGATTTTGACATTGAAGGCTGCACCGTCCCGGGTCCCACCACTTGTAGTTCTAACCCGTCTAATTGGTGGGAGGGTGCAACCTATCAACACCTTGACTCGGTTGCCGCTCGACGTTATCGATGGGTCCGTGTGAACCACATGGTTTATGATTATTGCACAGACAAAAACCGGAACCCCATTACCCCACCGGAATGTATGGCCGGAATTTAG